From the Nonlabens marinus S1-08 genome, one window contains:
- a CDS encoding tetratricopeptide repeat protein — translation MNNRVQHILVMVMVCGVFAFAKAQSPQPDNKAYESAMAQGLDYAADSNFPKAEAAYRKAKAVNPQSVEAPYNLGNLYYENKKGYNAIENYTAAATKSTSKAEKHKAFHNLGNTFMEAKQFSQAVEAYKNALRNDPTDDETRYNLALAKQEKEKQGGGGGGDDKPDKGDNKDENKNKDGDQDEKSGGDNKGENEKEGKDKEGDKGDDKNDPKGENQEGKDGDGKPNEQKDQQQKRVEGQMTPQQIRQILEAMNNEEQKIQDKINAQKVKGRKKTTEKDW, via the coding sequence ATGAATAATAGAGTGCAACATATTTTAGTGATGGTCATGGTTTGTGGAGTTTTCGCTTTCGCGAAAGCGCAATCCCCACAGCCCGACAACAAAGCCTATGAATCTGCTATGGCTCAAGGATTGGACTATGCTGCAGACAGCAACTTCCCAAAAGCGGAAGCCGCTTATCGTAAGGCAAAAGCGGTGAATCCGCAGTCTGTAGAAGCACCATACAATCTTGGGAATTTATATTACGAGAATAAAAAAGGCTACAATGCGATAGAAAACTATACCGCAGCCGCTACAAAAAGCACCTCCAAGGCAGAGAAACACAAAGCGTTCCATAATCTAGGCAACACTTTTATGGAAGCTAAGCAGTTTTCGCAAGCGGTAGAAGCTTATAAAAACGCCCTGCGCAACGACCCTACAGACGATGAAACTCGTTACAACCTAGCACTTGCCAAGCAAGAAAAAGAAAAGCAAGGCGGTGGCGGCGGTGGCGATGATAAGCCTGATAAAGGAGACAATAAAGACGAGAATAAGAATAAAGATGGTGATCAAGACGAGAAGTCGGGTGGCGATAATAAAGGGGAGAACGAGAAAGAAGGCAAGGATAAAGAAGGCGATAAGGGCGATGACAAGAACGATCCTAAAGGAGAAAACCAAGAAGGAAAAGATGGAGACGGCAAACCTAATGAGCAAAAAGATCAACAACAAAAAAGGGTAGAAGGACAAATGACACCGCAACAAATACGTCAAATTCTGGAAGCCATGAACAATGAGGAGCAGAAGATTCAAGATAAAATCAATGCTCAAAAAGTAAAAGGACGTAAAAAAACAACTGAAAAAGACTGGTAA
- a CDS encoding BatD family protein — translation MKWIGVFFLCITAAIAQAQVSFTASATRDGIALNERLRVEFKMDVDGDNFLPPNFNGFQVVSGPVTSVQQRYVNGVGSFAKSYTYILAPQSTGSKTIGQATMNYKGQEYRTSPFSVQITKAIEEPRETAGDEPVREIADQNIHLVAEVSNASPYLNEAIRVTYKLYVSNNAGINGWTETNSPKYADFWSENIDNRDQQVRVGTYQGKQYRYLVLREAILYPQKTGKLTIEPLELDVNVQVPSGRTDFFGRSFMTTEKLRVTAGGRAINVKDLPQEGRPASFTGAVGQFDFAVNLTKPQLEAGESLTASVVAKGTGNLQLMQLPKLEVPNRLETYEPERVDNTNTTYNGIRGSIQDNYTIVPQYGGTYTLPSVEFSYFDPAARTYKTITSGESQIEVTGDAFMPQTSGTNVLEADETFAFIKTTTDLESADADRFFDTLLYWCTLGGLFLLIPIFLLVRKRQEVVASDVQGRKIKTANKLSKKYLSEARKNMGNSDTFYESLERALHNFLKSKLRITTSEMSKQRVDELLQQRYVQQQVRLEFLGLLATAERARYAPSTATDMQQDYEKASRVINQLDKQLN, via the coding sequence ATGAAGTGGATAGGAGTATTCTTCTTATGCATTACAGCTGCAATAGCACAGGCACAGGTTTCCTTTACTGCCAGCGCTACTCGCGATGGTATCGCTTTGAACGAGCGCTTGCGGGTGGAGTTCAAGATGGATGTGGATGGTGATAACTTCTTACCGCCTAATTTCAATGGTTTTCAAGTGGTAAGCGGCCCAGTAACCAGTGTACAGCAACGTTATGTGAATGGTGTAGGCAGCTTTGCAAAATCCTATACCTATATACTGGCTCCACAAAGTACGGGCTCTAAAACCATAGGCCAGGCTACCATGAATTATAAAGGTCAAGAATATCGAACTTCACCTTTCAGTGTTCAAATTACTAAGGCGATTGAGGAGCCCAGAGAAACTGCAGGTGATGAGCCCGTGCGAGAGATCGCTGACCAAAATATCCACCTGGTCGCTGAAGTTTCTAATGCATCTCCTTACTTAAATGAAGCGATTCGTGTCACTTACAAACTCTACGTTTCTAACAACGCAGGGATCAATGGCTGGACAGAGACTAACAGTCCTAAGTATGCTGACTTTTGGTCGGAAAACATAGATAACCGCGATCAACAAGTACGAGTAGGAACTTATCAAGGCAAGCAATACCGATATCTGGTGCTACGTGAAGCTATTTTATACCCGCAAAAGACCGGTAAATTAACGATCGAGCCTCTAGAACTAGATGTAAATGTTCAAGTACCTTCTGGAAGGACAGACTTTTTTGGCAGGAGTTTTATGACTACGGAAAAATTGCGAGTCACCGCAGGCGGTAGAGCTATCAATGTAAAGGACTTACCGCAAGAAGGACGACCAGCGAGCTTTACGGGTGCGGTAGGCCAATTTGATTTTGCTGTAAACTTGACTAAACCGCAATTAGAAGCAGGTGAAAGCCTTACGGCAAGTGTAGTTGCTAAGGGAACTGGAAACCTTCAATTGATGCAGTTACCTAAACTGGAAGTTCCCAATCGGTTGGAAACCTATGAGCCAGAACGTGTGGACAATACCAATACCACCTACAACGGCATACGCGGTAGTATTCAGGATAATTATACGATTGTGCCGCAATATGGCGGTACGTACACCTTGCCATCTGTAGAGTTCAGTTACTTTGATCCTGCAGCTAGAACTTATAAAACCATCACTAGCGGCGAGTCGCAAATTGAGGTTACCGGCGACGCGTTTATGCCACAAACCAGTGGGACAAACGTGCTGGAGGCAGACGAGACTTTTGCGTTTATCAAAACAACAACAGATTTAGAGTCGGCTGATGCTGATCGATTCTTTGACACTCTGCTGTATTGGTGCACTCTGGGAGGTTTATTCCTGCTGATTCCTATCTTCCTTTTAGTGAGAAAACGACAGGAAGTGGTAGCATCTGATGTTCAAGGTAGAAAAATCAAAACAGCCAATAAGCTGAGTAAGAAGTACCTGAGCGAGGCGCGCAAAAACATGGGTAATTCTGATACGTTCTATGAAAGTCTGGAACGTGCATTGCACAATTTCTTAAAATCAAAACTGCGCATTACAACGTCAGAAATGTCAAAACAACGTGTCGATGAACTCTTGCAGCAACGTTACGTGCAGCAACAAGTACGTCTAGAATTTCTAGGATTGCTAGCCACTGCAGAGCGTGCTAGATACGCTCCGTCCACAGCTACAGACATGCAACAAGATTATGAAAAGGCCAGCCGTGTCATCAATCAACTGGATAAACAATTAAACTAA